In one Aquificaceae bacterium genomic region, the following are encoded:
- the tgt gene encoding tRNA guanosine(34) transglycosylase Tgt produces MFSFRIIKSDGSARLGELITPRGKIETPVFMPVGTQGTVKAILHKDLLDIGTQIILGNTYHLYLRPGVEVIKEAGGLHAFIGWGRPILTDSGGFQVFSLSKGRGDGRSRVRVSDEGVEFRDHIAGDLHFFTPERVVEIQEAFGSDIMMPLDECVEHPTTYAYAKVALERTINWLDRSIRAKRRDDQVLFGIVQGAFFEELRVESALRTVERGLLGYAIGGLSVGEPKEVMYAMTEIVCQHLPWEKPRYLMGVGMPEDIVEAVARGVDMFDCVAPTRMARTGTLFTSTGKINIRNERYKKDFSPPDPECDCYTCRNFTRAYLRHLFNAEEISAYILNTIHNLRYYHRLMEKVRRSIKEGRFEEFRSSWHRSYSLQA; encoded by the coding sequence ATGTTTTCCTTCAGAATAATAAAATCTGATGGCAGTGCAAGGCTTGGCGAGCTTATAACTCCTCGCGGGAAAATAGAAACGCCTGTCTTCATGCCCGTTGGCACACAGGGGACTGTAAAGGCGATACTTCACAAAGACCTTCTGGATATAGGCACTCAGATTATTCTGGGTAACACATACCACCTCTATCTCAGACCAGGTGTGGAGGTTATAAAAGAGGCGGGGGGGCTTCATGCCTTTATAGGGTGGGGCAGACCCATTCTCACTGACAGTGGGGGCTTTCAGGTCTTTTCCCTTTCAAAAGGGAGGGGTGATGGAAGGTCAAGGGTCAGAGTGAGCGACGAAGGCGTGGAGTTCAGAGACCATATTGCGGGTGACCTTCATTTTTTTACTCCTGAAAGGGTTGTAGAGATTCAGGAAGCCTTTGGCTCTGACATAATGATGCCGCTTGATGAGTGTGTGGAGCATCCCACCACCTACGCCTATGCAAAGGTTGCCCTTGAAAGGACAATAAACTGGCTTGACAGGAGTATAAGGGCCAAGAGGAGAGATGACCAGGTGCTCTTTGGAATAGTTCAGGGAGCCTTCTTTGAGGAATTGAGGGTGGAATCCGCCCTGAGAACTGTGGAAAGAGGCCTTTTGGGTTACGCCATAGGAGGGCTCTCTGTGGGTGAACCCAAAGAAGTCATGTATGCGATGACGGAGATAGTATGCCAGCACCTTCCTTGGGAAAAGCCCAGATATCTCATGGGAGTTGGTATGCCGGAGGATATAGTGGAGGCGGTTGCAAGGGGTGTGGACATGTTTGACTGCGTGGCGCCAACACGCATGGCGAGAACTGGGACGCTCTTTACTTCAACGGGTAAGATAAACATACGCAACGAGAGGTATAAAAAGGACTTTTCACCCCCAGACCCAGAGTGTGACTGCTACACCTGCAGAAACTTTACCAGAGCATACCTGAGACACCTTTTCAATGCAGAGGAAATATCAGCATACATACTCAACACCATACACAATCTCCGCTACTATCACAGGCTAATGGAGAAGGTAAGAAGGTCCATAAAGGAGGGCAGGTTTGAGGAATTCAGAAGTTCATGGCACAGGTCCTATAGCTTACAGGCCTGA
- the flgB gene encoding flagellar basal body rod protein FlgB — MDIFKGADKVIPFLNYAWKRHKVILSNIANSDTPNYRTKDVAFNLEEGGNLKTTQPRHIKPAASGDFKVFEVRKRLVGNDLNDVSVEEEMAKLSQNRIAYEVYMRFATGSLEKLNNVIREGRQ, encoded by the coding sequence ATGGATATTTTTAAGGGAGCGGACAAGGTGATACCTTTTCTGAACTATGCATGGAAAAGGCACAAGGTAATCCTCAGCAACATAGCCAACTCAGACACCCCCAACTACAGGACAAAGGATGTGGCTTTCAACCTTGAAGAGGGCGGCAATCTGAAAACCACACAACCACGCCATATAAAACCCGCGGCTTCTGGAGATTTTAAAGTCTTTGAAGTCAGGAAAAGGCTTGTGGGTAACGACCTGAACGATGTAAGCGTGGAGGAAGAAATGGCAAAGCTCAGCCAGAACAGGATAGCCTATGAGGTTTACATGCGTTTTGCTACAGGAAGCCTTGAAAAGCTGAACAATGTGATAAGGGAGGGAAGACAATGA
- the flgC gene encoding flagellar basal body rod protein FlgC: MMDLFRTFDVSASGMQAQRIRFNTVASNLANFESYRITGEPFRKLEPVFEAVEREEDIQKGRVPVRIREIRESDEPFRVVFDPTNPRADAEGFVRLPNVELVKEMADMISAMRSYEANLNAFRTTREIAQRTLELWR; this comes from the coding sequence ATGATGGACCTTTTCAGAACCTTTGATGTGTCCGCAAGTGGAATGCAGGCTCAGAGAATAAGGTTCAATACCGTTGCCAGCAACCTGGCTAACTTTGAATCCTACAGAATCACAGGTGAACCCTTTAGAAAGTTAGAGCCTGTCTTTGAAGCGGTTGAAAGGGAAGAGGATATTCAAAAAGGGCGGGTGCCTGTGAGGATCAGGGAAATAAGGGAGTCTGATGAGCCCTTCAGGGTTGTCTTTGACCCCACAAACCCAAGAGCGGACGCAGAGGGATTTGTTAGGCTTCCCAATGTGGAGCTTGTTAAGGAGATGGCAGATATGATATCCGCCATGAGAAGCTACGAGGCGAACCTCAACGCCTTCAGGACTACAAGAGAGATTGCACAGAGGACGCTTGAGCTATGGAGATAA
- the fliE gene encoding flagellar hook-basal body complex protein FliE yields the protein MEIRAVDGLLKQRLSPQRGERGDFLQELGRFVQWVNKEQQKSDSIREAVLRGAEIPLHQMVIEFEKARTALNLLIQVRNKLLEAFQELNRMQV from the coding sequence ATGGAGATAAGAGCTGTAGATGGACTTTTAAAGCAGAGACTGAGCCCGCAGAGGGGTGAAAGGGGGGATTTTCTGCAGGAGCTTGGCAGGTTTGTTCAGTGGGTCAATAAAGAGCAGCAGAAGTCTGACAGCATAAGGGAAGCAGTCCTCAGGGGTGCTGAGATTCCACTCCATCAGATGGTTATAGAGTTTGAGAAGGCGAGAACTGCCCTTAACCTTCTTATTCAGGTCAGGAACAAGCTCCTTGAAGCCTTCCAGGAGCTAAACAGAATGCAGGTTTAA
- the fliF gene encoding flagellar basal-body MS-ring/collar protein FliF, with translation MADIRETLNNLKDRFTALSTAQKITLIAVPVLVLGALIAIATLATKPSYTVLYSGLSQEDMSAVMAELDKEGLSYKVGQDGRSILVPEKQARDIRLKLAAKGIPSKGIVGYEVFDKTGIGVSDFQNQVNFKRAVEGELSRTILRMAGIDDVRVSIGMPQKSIFLREEEEPTASVFIKLKPGHELTPEQVKAIRNLVSASVPRLKPKNVVVVDDKGRDLTAMLEDAEDFARDRELRLRTEFERRLEREVQRALEEALGFGSVKVKVSADLDFTKREQKEEIYDPDMTAVVSQQKKKERTTTGGVAGVPGAQANIPPGTGAAAGAGQVLTERSETITNYEVSKKEVYSVDPLIKVRRLSVGVLVDSNIKNLDLEKVKRIVSASAGIDPQRGDVITVEAIPFQKPPFEKPAPDYEGYIKLGLLALLVIVMSIVSLLILRKILKKKEVTTVPALPGVPALEVIEGAEEIRMKAEKVEAVEAIVKTAREEPEKVAKIIKGWLRSKG, from the coding sequence ATGGCGGACATAAGGGAAACGTTAAACAACCTGAAGGACAGATTTACAGCACTCTCTACCGCCCAGAAAATAACCCTCATAGCTGTGCCAGTCCTCGTTCTGGGTGCTCTCATAGCCATAGCAACCCTCGCCACAAAGCCCAGCTATACTGTTCTCTATTCCGGTCTCTCTCAGGAAGACATGTCTGCAGTCATGGCTGAGCTTGATAAGGAGGGACTGAGTTATAAAGTGGGACAGGATGGAAGGAGCATACTGGTTCCAGAAAAGCAGGCAAGGGATATAAGGCTAAAGCTGGCGGCTAAGGGCATACCCAGCAAGGGGATAGTGGGGTATGAGGTCTTTGACAAAACGGGCATAGGAGTCTCAGATTTTCAGAATCAGGTAAACTTCAAGAGGGCTGTGGAGGGTGAGCTCTCAAGGACAATTCTGAGGATGGCGGGCATTGATGATGTGAGGGTAAGCATAGGCATGCCACAGAAGTCCATATTTCTAAGGGAGGAAGAAGAACCAACTGCAAGCGTCTTTATAAAGCTAAAGCCGGGTCATGAACTTACTCCAGAACAGGTAAAGGCAATAAGGAACCTTGTTTCTGCAAGCGTTCCGAGGTTAAAGCCCAAAAACGTGGTGGTGGTGGATGATAAGGGCAGGGACCTTACAGCCATGCTGGAGGATGCGGAGGACTTTGCAAGAGATAGAGAGTTGAGGCTCAGGACTGAGTTTGAAAGGAGGCTTGAGAGGGAGGTGCAGAGAGCTCTTGAAGAGGCTTTAGGCTTTGGTTCTGTAAAAGTTAAAGTCTCTGCAGACCTTGACTTTACAAAAAGAGAACAGAAAGAGGAAATTTACGACCCGGACATGACCGCTGTTGTCAGCCAGCAGAAGAAAAAGGAGAGAACCACCACCGGAGGGGTTGCAGGCGTCCCAGGTGCACAGGCAAACATACCACCAGGCACCGGTGCTGCAGCTGGGGCAGGTCAGGTGCTCACAGAGAGGAGCGAGACCATAACCAACTATGAGGTGAGTAAAAAGGAGGTTTACAGCGTTGACCCGCTTATAAAAGTCAGAAGGCTCAGCGTGGGAGTTCTTGTGGATTCAAACATAAAAAACCTTGACCTTGAAAAGGTTAAAAGAATAGTGTCTGCATCCGCGGGGATAGACCCTCAGAGGGGTGATGTGATAACCGTTGAAGCAATACCATTCCAGAAGCCACCCTTTGAAAAACCTGCACCGGATTACGAAGGGTATATAAAGCTCGGACTTCTTGCTCTTCTGGTAATTGTGATGAGTATAGTATCCCTGCTCATCTTGAGGAAAATCCTCAAGAAGAAGGAAGTTACCACGGTTCCTGCCCTGCCCGGAGTGCCAGCCCTTGAAGTTATAGAGGGTGCTGAGGAGATAAGAATGAAGGCGGAAAAGGTCGAAGCTGTGGAAGCGATTGTCAAAACTGCTAGGGAAGAACCAGAAAAGGTGGCAAAGATAATCAAAGGATGGTTAAGGAGTAAAGGTTAG
- a CDS encoding FliM/FliN family flagellar motor switch protein: MADELLSQEEINLLLKTLGKEEEKKVEVEEERVRPLDLSLFEHISAGRIPGLELILERWINGLRRGLASLVVTIPSLFKESLSTTRFGEFTTRLPVPCAIGLFNIEPLRGTCLLAIDPKLIYIVVSSVFGGSAKPYKIEGRDFTRIETKLIQRLLNICYQELEIAWSTIMDVKINPVGIETNPALLTMYRAKEKFILLKLAVVIEGNEGHIQLAIPESSIAPYRDMLKGSADIKNRELEGTIFKSFQRVPLSIEVVLGRVNLSFREVLELKEGDLITLDKPLREALEVRVQGKPKLLAFLGQLGSKKAIKIYGHLEKED; the protein is encoded by the coding sequence ATGGCAGATGAGCTTCTCAGTCAGGAGGAAATAAACCTACTTCTCAAAACCCTTGGCAAGGAGGAGGAGAAAAAGGTTGAGGTAGAGGAGGAAAGGGTAAGACCCCTTGACCTTTCCCTTTTTGAACACATATCAGCCGGGAGAATCCCTGGTCTTGAGCTCATACTTGAAAGATGGATAAATGGACTGAGAAGGGGTCTTGCATCCCTGGTGGTCACCATCCCAAGCCTGTTTAAAGAAAGCCTGAGCACAACCAGGTTTGGAGAATTTACCACAAGACTACCAGTGCCCTGTGCCATAGGTCTTTTTAACATTGAACCCTTAAGGGGAACGTGCCTTCTGGCAATAGACCCCAAGCTAATATACATTGTGGTGAGCAGTGTATTTGGTGGTAGTGCAAAGCCTTACAAGATAGAGGGAAGGGATTTTACGCGTATAGAGACGAAACTGATTCAGAGGCTTCTGAACATATGCTACCAGGAGCTGGAGATAGCGTGGAGCACGATTATGGATGTGAAGATAAACCCTGTTGGCATAGAGACAAATCCAGCTCTTCTGACCATGTATCGTGCAAAGGAGAAGTTCATACTTCTGAAACTGGCAGTGGTGATAGAGGGCAACGAAGGACACATTCAGCTGGCAATACCGGAAAGTTCCATAGCACCTTACAGGGATATGTTAAAGGGGTCGGCAGATATAAAGAACAGAGAGCTTGAGGGAACCATTTTCAAAAGCTTTCAGAGAGTCCCATTAAGCATTGAAGTGGTCCTTGGAAGGGTAAACCTTAGCTTCAGGGAAGTGCTGGAACTGAAGGAAGGTGACCTGATAACCCTTGACAAACCTCTCAGGGAGGCTCTTGAGGTGAGAGTCCAGGGCAAGCCCAAGCTTCTGGCTTTTCTTGGTCAGCTCGGCAGCAAAAAGGCAATAAAGATATACGGACATCTTGAAAAGGAGGACTGA
- the fliN gene encoding flagellar motor switch protein FliN, which yields MEDEKQENLADMWAEALKEQEEASKGYQQEQKEETEVEVSDRLRKFLDIPLQVEVIVGSATLTLGELLHLTPGSVVELEQNVETPVDIKVNGKLIAKGEIVIVEDRFGVRIIDIIAREERIKKVV from the coding sequence ATGGAAGATGAGAAACAGGAGAACCTGGCAGACATGTGGGCGGAGGCTCTGAAAGAGCAGGAAGAGGCATCAAAGGGCTATCAACAGGAGCAGAAAGAAGAAACAGAAGTTGAGGTGTCCGACAGGCTAAGAAAGTTTCTGGACATACCTCTTCAGGTTGAGGTGATCGTTGGTTCGGCAACTCTGACACTGGGTGAGCTCCTTCACCTTACACCAGGCTCCGTGGTGGAGCTTGAGCAGAACGTGGAGACCCCAGTAGACATAAAGGTAAACGGAAAGCTGATAGCAAAGGGGGAAATAGTCATAGTGGAAGACAGGTTCGGAGTCAGGATAATTGACATAATAGCAAGGGAAGAGAGGATAAAGAAAGTTGTATAA
- a CDS encoding protein phosphatase CheZ, protein MEDVRQLVRELLEEVKSLEAKLDEVVKPLEETSSTLPMASGSLEDVIRFTEQSVHQIMSIINELMKELERVQEDVDFLLSLNPVSGIRSRLESIRERSKKLSELLLQVITLMSFQDLASQQIKKVIEALEDMKKTILKIVLSSIEASSLSSEQKEKIVGKATEMLTGDRIYQEDVDRLLEELGL, encoded by the coding sequence ATGGAAGATGTTAGACAGCTTGTCAGGGAGTTGCTGGAGGAGGTAAAGAGCCTTGAGGCAAAGCTGGATGAAGTTGTAAAGCCCCTTGAGGAGACGTCAAGCACCCTTCCCATGGCAAGCGGTAGTCTGGAGGATGTAATAAGGTTTACAGAACAGAGCGTTCATCAGATAATGAGCATAATAAACGAGCTTATGAAGGAGCTAGAGAGGGTTCAGGAAGACGTGGACTTCCTTCTGAGCCTAAACCCTGTGAGTGGTATAAGGTCAAGGCTTGAAAGCATAAGGGAGAGGTCAAAAAAGCTCTCTGAGCTTCTACTCCAGGTCATAACCCTCATGTCTTTTCAGGACCTTGCCAGTCAACAGATAAAAAAGGTAATAGAGGCTCTGGAGGATATGAAAAAAACCATACTGAAAATCGTGCTTTCTTCCATAGAGGCTTCCTCTCTTTCCAGCGAACAGAAGGAAAAAATCGTGGGCAAGGCTACGGAAATGCTCACGGGTGATAGAATATATCAGGAGGATGTGGATAGACTTCTTGAAGAGCTCGGGCTTTAG
- a CDS encoding chemotaxis response regulator CheY encodes MPPKEARFLVVDDMSTMRKIIRTILNQLGYTSVEEAENGKEALAKLRGGNYDFVLLDWNMPEMDGLETLKQIRAEEKLKGIPVIMVTAEAKKENVLAAIQAGANNYVVKPFTPETLKEKIEKVWTAIKG; translated from the coding sequence ATGCCGCCGAAGGAGGCAAGGTTTCTCGTGGTTGATGATATGAGCACCATGAGGAAGATAATAAGGACAATACTCAACCAGCTCGGTTATACAAGCGTGGAGGAGGCAGAGAACGGCAAGGAAGCCCTTGCAAAGCTGAGAGGGGGTAACTACGACTTTGTGCTTCTTGACTGGAACATGCCAGAAATGGATGGCCTCGAGACCTTAAAGCAGATTAGGGCAGAAGAAAAGCTCAAAGGAATACCCGTTATAATGGTGACAGCAGAGGCAAAGAAGGAGAACGTGCTTGCGGCCATTCAGGCTGGAGCAAACAACTATGTGGTAAAACCCTTTACACCAGAGACTCTTAAAGAAAAGATAGAGAAGGTCTGGACTGCCATAAAGGGTTAG
- a CDS encoding methyl-accepting chemotaxis protein, whose translation MFWKREKEEERLKDELEKLKRKAALYELALNHVSEGVRVELDGEVIFEKGPEGEEVKISEGVSIFRKVEERKQAEEFLPDLTETLNPILERAQHMRETFEETLKEFEDVYRTLINGLELIGYMFKKLEEETQDMYNMKQLTDELREKSKYIENITRIIEGISEQTNLLALNASIEAARAGEQGRGFAVVADEVRRLAEQVGKMAGSVGQTVQDVVNTIQEGYRNTELVHEDFEKVREAVERIREMLHRIASSMEETSASMREISTNMESLEEIGNNNATASEEVLSRMVELTRRVEETRRKIEELRG comes from the coding sequence ATGTTTTGGAAGAGAGAAAAGGAAGAGGAAAGGCTGAAGGATGAACTGGAAAAACTCAAAAGGAAAGCCGCCCTCTATGAACTTGCCCTTAACCATGTTTCAGAAGGCGTAAGGGTGGAGCTGGATGGGGAGGTAATTTTTGAAAAAGGACCAGAGGGTGAAGAGGTAAAAATTTCTGAAGGTGTCAGCATATTCAGGAAGGTAGAAGAAAGAAAGCAAGCAGAAGAGTTCCTTCCAGACCTTACGGAGACACTTAATCCTATCCTTGAAAGGGCTCAACACATGAGGGAAACCTTTGAAGAGACTCTTAAGGAGTTTGAGGACGTTTACAGAACACTTATAAATGGGCTTGAGCTCATAGGATACATGTTTAAGAAGCTGGAAGAAGAAACTCAGGACATGTACAACATGAAACAACTGACCGACGAGCTAAGAGAGAAATCAAAATACATAGAAAACATAACAAGAATAATAGAAGGCATATCAGAGCAGACAAACCTCCTTGCCCTCAATGCTTCCATAGAGGCTGCAAGAGCCGGGGAACAGGGAAGGGGCTTTGCGGTGGTGGCGGACGAGGTGAGAAGGCTTGCAGAACAGGTGGGTAAAATGGCAGGCTCTGTGGGTCAAACGGTTCAGGATGTGGTGAATACCATACAGGAGGGATACAGGAACACGGAGCTGGTTCATGAGGACTTTGAAAAGGTCAGAGAGGCTGTGGAAAGGATAAGGGAAATGCTTCACAGAATTGCTTCAAGTATGGAGGAGACATCTGCGAGTATGAGGGAAATATCCACAAACATGGAAAGCCTTGAAGAGATAGGCAACAACAACGCTACAGCTTCTGAGGAGGTGCTCTCAAGAATGGTGGAGTTAACGAGAAGGGTGGAGGAGACCAGAAGGAAAATAGAAGAACTGAGAGGTTGA
- a CDS encoding protein-glutamate O-methyltransferase CheR, with the protein MDFSEVLRLIEKRTGMMVSASRLTRLKRLYEKNRELFMKLESADVREDSWQRVIDAISVQETYFYRDGEVFECIKNSIFPEIFKRLMEDVKIWSAGCATGEEAYTIAMLAVEYLGMMGYRVQDIRGKLTVLGTDLSVNAIQTATKGVYKDTPMGSFRKSPSNLLKYFEVKEGGYYHVKEEIKRLVEFRFHNLMDEPPLRDADLVVCRNVLIYFSDEARERAYDNLTKAMKKGGFLVMGPLDNPDRGLERQVCERLIYFYKP; encoded by the coding sequence ATGGATTTTTCAGAGGTTTTAAGGCTCATAGAAAAGAGGACAGGTATGATGGTCTCAGCGAGTAGATTAACCAGGTTAAAAAGACTATACGAGAAAAACAGAGAGCTTTTTATGAAGCTGGAATCTGCGGACGTGAGGGAAGACAGCTGGCAGAGAGTTATAGATGCTATAAGCGTGCAGGAAACCTATTTTTACAGAGACGGGGAAGTTTTTGAATGCATAAAAAACTCCATATTTCCTGAGATTTTTAAAAGGCTCATGGAGGATGTAAAAATATGGTCTGCGGGGTGTGCCACAGGTGAGGAAGCCTATACCATTGCCATGCTTGCAGTGGAGTATCTGGGTATGATGGGTTATAGGGTGCAGGACATCAGAGGTAAACTCACAGTTCTTGGAACTGACCTGTCTGTAAACGCTATTCAAACCGCAACAAAGGGAGTATACAAGGATACACCAATGGGCTCTTTTAGAAAAAGCCCCTCAAACCTTCTGAAATACTTTGAGGTAAAGGAGGGAGGCTATTATCATGTAAAGGAGGAAATAAAAAGGCTTGTGGAATTCCGTTTTCATAACCTGATGGACGAGCCACCCTTAAGGGATGCAGACCTGGTAGTTTGTAGAAATGTGCTTATATACTTCAGCGATGAGGCAAGGGAGAGGGCGTATGACAATCTCACAAAGGCTATGAAGAAGGGGGGTTTTCTGGTAATGGGTCCTCTGGATAACCCAGACAGAGGGCTTGAAAGGCAGGTCTGTGAAAGGCTTATCTACTTCTACAAGCCATGA
- the cheB gene encoding chemotaxis-specific protein-glutamate methyltransferase CheB produces the protein MNRIRVLIVDDSKFIRMALRKALEGAEDVEILGEARDGEEAVRFARQLKPDLITMDIVMPGMDGITAIREILSFMNVPIIVISDHTTQGAKVTFEALDAGAVDFIPKGSKELKLDLSRLSKELIEKIRIYARKEGFSKKVFSTEIKREKPSPPGGSVDMVGVASSTGGPKVLPVLLKSMGPLPVPVLIAQHIPKTFSASLADWLSKETQLVVKEGYDGMELRGELFVVLPGGSNGLVERHGSSYVLRVNNEPDTIIKPSADVLFKSMAEVARNPIALILTGMGSDGTEGAKELIRRGFTVIVQEPSTCVVCGMPCSAIEAGAYTYIMAVENMGKKVKELCGGA, from the coding sequence ATGAACAGGATAAGGGTTCTTATCGTTGACGATTCCAAATTTATAAGGATGGCCCTAAGGAAGGCCCTTGAGGGGGCTGAAGATGTGGAGATTTTAGGAGAGGCAAGGGATGGGGAGGAAGCTGTAAGGTTTGCCCGTCAGCTCAAGCCTGACCTTATAACCATGGATATCGTAATGCCGGGCATGGACGGCATAACTGCAATAAGGGAGATACTGAGTTTTATGAATGTTCCGATAATAGTCATAAGCGACCATACCACTCAGGGTGCAAAGGTGACTTTTGAAGCCCTTGACGCTGGTGCCGTTGACTTTATACCAAAAGGCTCAAAGGAGCTAAAGCTGGACCTTTCAAGGCTAAGTAAAGAGCTGATTGAAAAGATAAGGATATACGCAAGGAAGGAAGGTTTTTCAAAGAAGGTCTTTTCCACAGAAATAAAGAGGGAGAAACCATCCCCGCCTGGTGGGTCGGTTGACATGGTGGGAGTTGCATCTTCCACAGGGGGTCCAAAGGTGCTACCAGTGCTACTGAAAAGCATGGGTCCACTACCAGTTCCCGTTTTGATAGCTCAGCATATACCAAAGACCTTCAGCGCAAGTCTTGCGGACTGGCTGTCAAAAGAAACCCAGCTCGTGGTAAAGGAGGGCTATGATGGAATGGAACTGAGGGGGGAGCTTTTTGTAGTCCTGCCTGGTGGTAGCAACGGCCTTGTAGAAAGGCATGGAAGCAGTTATGTTTTGAGAGTTAATAACGAGCCAGACACTATAATAAAGCCTTCTGCGGATGTGCTCTTTAAGAGCATGGCTGAGGTAGCGAGAAATCCCATTGCTCTCATCCTCACTGGCATGGGGAGCGATGGAACCGAAGGTGCCAAAGAACTTATAAGGAGAGGATTTACCGTAATCGTTCAGGAGCCCTCCACATGTGTTGTCTGTGGTATGCCTTGTTCTGCCATAGAGGCTGGGGCTTATACTTATATAATGGCGGTGGAAAATATGGGTAAGAAGGTGAAAGAGCTGTGCGGAGGTGCTTAA
- a CDS encoding thioredoxin family protein, which yields MRALMALALLLIPLTIFSAEAIPFLKPSFLNLKEDFEDARKENKLLFIMFHQEGCPFCDKMRRVTFQERRVQEYFTKHFYMVEIDIRGANEVVDLDGKKLTERQFSLKHGVRLTPVFMFFDQEGRVVAKVPGYIEPQEFILIGRYVVEGHYRNKNLVQFLRENKGR from the coding sequence ATGCGAGCTCTTATGGCTTTAGCTTTACTTCTTATACCCCTGACAATTTTCTCCGCAGAAGCTATACCCTTTTTAAAGCCCTCCTTCCTTAACCTCAAAGAGGACTTTGAAGATGCAAGGAAGGAGAACAAGCTCCTTTTCATCATGTTCCATCAAGAGGGTTGTCCCTTCTGTGACAAGATGAGAAGAGTGACCTTTCAGGAGAGGAGGGTTCAGGAATATTTTACAAAGCACTTCTACATGGTTGAGATAGATATAAGAGGAGCAAATGAGGTAGTGGACCTGGATGGCAAAAAGCTCACAGAAAGGCAGTTTTCCCTGAAGCATGGCGTCAGACTGACTCCCGTATTTATGTTCTTTGACCAGGAAGGCAGGGTGGTGGCAAAGGTGCCCGGCTACATAGAGCCTCAGGAATTTATACTCATAGGTAGGTATGTGGTAGAAGGACATTACAGAAACAAGAATCTGGTGCAGTTCCTGAGAGAAAACAAGGGAAGATGA